Genomic DNA from Bacteroides zhangwenhongii:
TGCGCCCTATGAACATATCCGAATTAAGCATACGCCGCCCGGTATTAGCCACCGTACTAACCATCATTATCTTACTTTTCGGATTTATCGGATACAACTATCTGGGTGTCCGTGAATATCCGTCAGTGGATAATCCGATCATCTCTGTCAGTTGTTCTTATCCGGGAGCAAACGCCGACGTTATCGAGAACCAGATTACCGAGCCGTTGGAACAGAATATTAACGGTATTCCGGGTATCCGCTCTTTATCCAGTGTCAGCCAACAAGGACAGAGCCGTATCACTGTAGAATTTGAATTGTCCGTCGATCTGGAAACCGCTGCAAACGACGTGCGTGATAAGGTATCACGTGCACAACGGTATTTGCCGCGTGACTGTGACCCCCCTACCGTATCGAAAGCTGATGCGGATGCACAACCTATCTTAATGGTTGCTTTACAGAGCGACAAACGCTCGCTATTGGAGTTAAGCGAAATCGCAGACCTGACAGTCAAGGAGCAGTTGCAGACCATCTCCGATGTAAGTAGCGTTTCTATCTGGGGAGAGAAGCGTTATTCCATGCGCCTTTGGCTGGATCCGGTAAAAATGGCCGGCTATGGTATCAGCCCCATTGACGTAAAAAATGCGGTAGACAATGAGAACGTGGAACTTCCGTCAGGTAGTATCGAGGGAAATACCACCGAACTGACAATCCGAACACTTGGATTGATGCATACAGCTGATGAATTTAACGATTTGATTATCAAGGAATCGGATAACCGCATCGTACGTTTCAGCGACATCGGTCGGGCTGAACTAGGTCCTGCCGACATCAAAAGTTACATGAAGATGAATGGCGTACCAATGGTAGGTGTCGTAGTCATTCCGCAACCGGGTGCCAACCATATCGAAATTGCCGACGCAGTATATCAGCGTATGGAGCAGATGAAAAAGGATTTGCCGGAAGATGTACATTATAATTACGGATTCGACAACACTAAATTTATCCGTGCATCTATCAATGAAGTAAAGTCCACCGTATATGAAGCTTTCGTACTCGTTATCATCATTATCTTCCTCTTCCTGCGCGATTGGCGTGTTACGCTGGTACCTTGTATCGTGATTCCCGTCTCCCTTATCGGTGCATTCTTCGTCATGTACCTGGCCGGTTTCTCCATCAACGTACTTTCTATGCTTGCCATCGTATTGTCTGTGGGATTGGTGGTGGATGACGCTATCGTAATGACGGAAAACATCTATATCCGGATAGAAAAAGGAATGAGCCCGAAAGAGGCGGGAATAGAAGGAGCTAAAGAAATTTTCTTTGCTGTCATCTCGACAACCATTACACTGGTTGCCGTATTCTTCCCCATCGTCTTTATGGATGGTATGACCGGACGATTATTCCGTGAATTCAGTATTGTGATTTCCGGTTCGGTTATCATTTCTTCATTTGCCGCACTGACTTTCACGCCTATGCTGGCAACCAAATTACTGATAAAACGGGAGAAACAGAGTTGGTTCTATGCGAAAACAGAACCTTTCTTTGAAGGTATGAACCGTCTGTATAGCCGTTCATTGGCTGCTTTCCTCCGTAAACGCTGGATTGCCCTTCCTTTCACGGTCATCACTATATGTCTCATCGGATTTCTGTGGAATATAGTACCGGCCGAAATGGCTCCTCTGGAGGACCGTTCACAAATCAGCATCAACACTCGTGGTGCAGAAGGTGTGACTTATGAATATATCCGGGATTACACAGAAGATATCAACCAACTTGTCGATTCCATTCTTCCTGACGCCGAAGCCGTGACTGCACGTGTTTCCAGTGGTAGCGGTAACGTGCGTATTACTTTGAAAGATATGCAGGACCGTAACTACACCCAGATGGAAGTAGCCGAGAAAATATCGAAAGCGGTACAGAAAAAGACGATGGCACGTTCGTTCGTGCAGCAACAGTCTTCTTTCGGCGGTCGTCGCGGAAGTATGCCGGTTCAATACGTTCTTCAAGCTACCAATCTGGAAAAACTGGAAGAGGTATTGCCCAAATTCATGGCGAAAGTGTATGAAAATCCGGTCTTTCAGATGGCAGACGTTGACTTGAAGTTCAGTAAACCGGAAGCCCGTATTCAAATCAACCGTGATAAAGCCAGCATTATGGGAGTAAGTACTAAAAACATTGCTCAGACTTTGCAGTACGGATTAAGCGGACAACGTATGGGGTATTTCTATATGAATGGAAAACAATATGAGATCTTGGGAGAAATCAACCGGCAACAGCGAAATAAGCCGGCCGATCTGAAAGCGATTTATATCCGCAGCAATAATGGAGACATGATACAGCTAGACAACCTGATTGAATTGGAAGATGGTATTGCTCCTCCTAAATTGTACCGTTACAATCGTTTTGTGTCGGCTACTATTTCTGCAGGTTTAGCCGATGGAAAGACAATCGGTCAAGGTTTGGACGAAATGGACAAGATAGCAAAAGAAACATTGGATGATACTTTCCGTACAGCTCTGTCCGGAGACTCAAAGGAATACCGTGAAAGTTCTTCCAGTCTGATGTTTGCCTTTATCCTGGCTATTCTCCTAATTTACCTGATTCTGGCAGCACAGTTCGAAAGTTTCAAAGACCCGTTGGTTATCATGCTGACAGTGCCTTTAGCCATTGCCGGAGCATTAGTATTCATGTATTTCAGTGGTATCACAATGAATATATTTAGTCAGATCGGTATCATCATGTTGATTGGTCTAGTGGCTAAAAACGGTATCCTCATTGTAGAATTTGCCAATCAGAAACAGGAAACCGGAGAAGATAAAATGACTGCAATCAAGGATGCGGCCTTACAACGTCTCCGTCCGATCCTAATGACAAGCGCTTCTACGGTTTTGGGACTTATCCCGCTTGCCTTTGCCACCGGAGAAGGTTGTAACCAACGTATTGCTATGGGTACGGCAGTAGTAGGAGGTATGGTAGTCTCTACTCTTCTCACGATGTACATCGTACCGGCCATTTACAGTTATATTTCGACTAACCGAATCAAAAAACTAGAAGAATGAAACCGAAAGATATTTGTATGAAACGTATCGTATATATAATCACTGCATGTGCCTTTTCCGTTTCTGCAGTCAAAGCACAGCAAGTACTTACTTTAAAGGAGTGTCTGGAGGAAGGATTGCAGAACAATTACTCTTTGCGTATTGTCCACAACGAGGAACAGATCAGCAAAAATAATGCGACGCCGGGTAATGCAGGCTACTTACCTACTTTGGACTTCTCTGCCGGTTATGTAGGGAATCTGGACAATATTGAAAGCAAAGCACGTGAAACCGGAGAAATAACCAAAAACAAGGGTGTCTACGATCAGACTGTCAACGTAGGCCTCAACCTGAATTGGACTATTTTCGACGGATTCAATATCAGCACGACTTACAAACAACTTAAAGAGTTGGAACGACAAGGGGAAACGAATACCCGTATTGCCATCGAGGACTTTATAGCCGACTTGACAGCCGAGTACTATAACTTTATCCAACAAAAGATTCGTCTGAAAAACTTCCATTATGCAATGTCGCTCTCAAAAGAACGCCTGCGTATAGCAGAAGCGAGCCATCTTGTCGGTAAGTTTTCAGGGTTGGATTACCAGCAAGCAAAAGTGGACTTCAATGCGGATAGCGCTCAATACATCAAACAACAGGAATTACTGCACTCATCACGTATCCAATTGAATGAGTTAATGGCTAATAACGATGTCAATCAAATTGTTATTATCAAAGATTCCACTATCGAAGTACATAGCGACCTGAAGTTTGAAGATCTATGGAGTTCTACGTTGGCAACCAATGCTTCTTTATTGAAAGCTGACCAGAATACGACTTTAGCCCAATTGGACTACAAGAAAGTGAATTCACGCAACTATCCATATCTCAAATTAAATACCGGATATGGCTATACTTTCAATAAGTATGACATCAATGCCACTAGTAGAAGAGGAAATCTGGGATTTAACGCAGGAGTAACTGTCGGCTTCAACATATTCGACGGTAACCGCCGCCGCGAAAAGCGGAATGCAACTCTTACTTTTAAGAACCGTCAACTGGAACGACAGAATCTTGAATTAGCACTACGTTCCGACCTCAGCAATTTATGGCAAGCTTATCGTAACAATCTTCAGTTATTGAATCTGGAACGACAGAATCTTATAACAGCTAAAGACAATCACGATATTGCAATGGATCGTTATATACAGGGAGACCTTTCCGGTTTTGAGGTACGTGAAGCACAAAAAAGTTTGTTGGATGCGGAAGAACGTATCCTTTCCGCTGAATATAACACCAAAATCTGCGAGATCTCATTGTTACAAATCAGCGGAAAGATAACAAAATATTTGGAGGAATAAGAGAGAGATTTATCCCATTATGTATTTTGCCGGTTTACCAATACGGTGTACCAGATTCACAATCAACCAGGAGACAGCAAATGCCATTACTGCCGCTACCGGTATTTGCAAAGGAATGGGTATACCAATAGCCCGCGTCAACATTACAGCCGGTCCGGTAAAGAAATAATGAATCATATAAACTCCGAAACCACATACGGTAAGGTTTGCTAATGCCTTCCGTATTCTTTCTGAACGGATATTGACTTTTTTTGCCAGCATAAATACAGGAATGGTCATCATTACCACATTAAGGGAGCAATAGGTAAAGAACAGCTCTAACATCTCATCCGTATAATCCGGTAAAGCTGTCATATGGCGGAAGCCGAAGAACGTCACAACGTATCCGATCACAAACATCGGGATACCAGTTGCCAATGTCTTTTTCATGCTCCAATCAAGATTCTTCAAATAGTGGCCTAACAGCAGATATCCGTTGAATCCGGCAAAGGCATATAACATTCCAAATGAGTTCCATGAGCAAGTGCCCCATAAATAACCGTCAACAAACTGATAATAGTAAGGCAACAGCAAGGTAACTCCCCAAGCTAGCAGAAACATCTGCTTAGCACGTTCCGAAGCCTTCTCTACCCATGCCGAAAATATAGGTAAATAAAGATAAAGTCCGATAAGCAGATAAATATACCACATATGTACTGCCAATATAGAGAAGTTGAATGGGATATTCAAGATATATTTGACAGCAACCGAGAAAGATTGCCTCATGACTTCTTCGCCGGCATAAGGAAAGAAATCAAGAATAATCTGGGGACTGAATCCTAACAAACCCGTTATCCAGGGAAAAAGATTATAAATAACAGACCAGATTAAGAACGGATACAGGACACGGGTAATCCGTTTCTTGTAAAAAGCGGAAGTATCGCCTCGCACAGGTAAAAGCAAAGCTCCTGTTATCATCACAAACAACGGCACACATGGACGAAGGACAGATCCGTATATAGCCCCCCATAATTTAATCTCTCCGATATTGGGAGCAGTGCCCGGATAAAAATTAAAAGGATCGGCGCAATGGCAGCAAACGACTGTAAACATTGCGATAAAACGTACAACATCCAGCCATACAATATGCCGGTTCTTCTGATTAGGTAGTTCAATTGTCGATGTTTTCATTATGGCTAGTAATAGAAAGGGAAATTAGTAAAAAAGGGATACCTATACGAAACTGACAGGTATCCCTCCAATAATGGTTTATATAAAAGAATTATAGACTAATTATTTAGTACAATTCCAAGGTTTCAGTTGCTTGAAGAAGTCATTCCCCTTATCATCGACCAGAATGAATGCCGGGAAATCTTCCACTTCAATTTTCCAGATCGCTTCCATTCCCAGTTCAGGATATTCCACGCACTCAATGCTCTTGATATTATTCTGAGCGAGAATAGCCGCAGGACCTCCGATAGAGCCAAGATAGAAACCACCGTACTTCTTACAAGCATCTGTCACCTGCTGGCTACGGTTACCTTTTGCCAACATAATCATGCTGCCGCCATGACTTTGGAACAAGTCAACATACGGGTCCATACGTCCGGCAGTAGTCGGTCCCATGGAACCACATGCCATACCTTCCGGTGTTTTTGCCGGACCGGCATAGTAAATAGGATGATCTTTGATATACTGAGGCAAATCTTCTCCACGATCCAAACGCTCTTTCAGTTTGGCGTGAGCGATATCACGGCCCACAATAATAGTCCCATTCAATGACAGACGGGTAGCCACCGGATACTTAGTCAGTTCCTTCAAGATTTCAGGCATCGGACGGTTCAGGTCGATTTTAACCACATCACCTTCTCCTGCCTTACGCAATTCCACCGGAATCAGTTCTCCCGGATTTGAATCCAGTTTCTCAATCCAAATGCCATCTTTATTGATTTTACACTTGATATTACGGTCGGCTGAACAAGAAACGCCCAAACCTACCGGACAAGAAGCACCGTGACGGGGCAGACGGATGATACGCACATCGTGAGCCAAATACTTACCGCCAAACTGCGCACCCAGACCAATCTTATGCGCTTCTGCCAATACTTCCTTTTCCAGTTCAATATCACGGAACGCACGACCATATTCGTTTCCTGTTGTCGGCAAGTTATCATAAAAATGAGTAGAAGCCAATTTCACAGTCAGCAGATTCTTCTCTGCAGAAGTACCGCCAATTACGAAAGCGATATGATAAGGAGGACAAGCGGCTGTCCCCAATGTTTTCATCTTTTCAACCAAGAACGGAACCAGTGTGCCGGGATTCAAGATAGCTTTAGTCTCTTGATAGAGATAAGTTTTATTGGCTGAGCCACCACCTTTGGTCACACAAAGGAATTCATATTCCATACCTTCGGTAGCTTCGATATCAATCTGTGCAGGCAGGTTACATTTCGTATTCACCTCATCATACATATTCAGAGGCGCATTCTGAGAATAACGCAGATTCTCTTCGGTATATGTTTTATAGACTCCCAATGACAGAGCTTCTTCGTCAGAATAGCCCGTCCACACTTGTTGTCCTTTTTCACCATGAATGATGGCAGTACCGGTATCCTGGCAGAATGGAAGAACTCCCTTTGAAGCAACTTCCGCATTGCGCAGGAAAGTCAATGCCACATACTTATCATTCTCACTTGCTTCCGGATCACTCAGAATCTTAGCAACTTGTTCGTTGTGCGAACGACGAAGCATGAATGATACATCACGAAAAGCCGCATTAGCCATCGCGGTCAAACCTTCTTTCTCAATTTTCAGGATGGGATGTCCTTCAAACTCGCCTACCGACACATAATCTTTGGTAAGCAGATAATACTCAGTTGTATCTTTTCCCTTTTCAAACATGGGCTGATACTTAAACGGAGGTGTTGCCATAAGTTTCTTATTTTATTACGTAATGTTAGTTAGTGTCGCAAAGGTAGCAATTAAGAATGAAGAATGGCGAATGATGAATAAAGAATTAAGAATGAATAACGGAGAATATTTCGATTATTCTACGATAGTCTCAATTCGCTTGATAAGCTCATTCCCCAAGGCTGTCTTCTCCTCAATATGTTTCAACACAGCCGTCACAAATGTATTGCTTTCAAAATCCCCGCGCACCTGTTCGAAATCTTGTCGCATCTCGTCGTGCGAGCCATCCGCACCAAATCCGGTCATAGAAGAGAGCGAGAATTCCTTCTTTGCATCTTCATACACCATTTTATCCAGTCCCACTACGGATTCCTGCCAGGATTTTACAATACGAATCACATCCTGAGCTGTGATGGTTTCCGGATTTATACCATAAAATTCCTGAATCTTATGATAAGCCCATGTCCATTCGTAGGTGTAATAATTCTCGTGCATCTCCGCAAAGCAGGCATTGATGGATTTCAAACGGTTGACAGTACCATTCTCAATTCCATCCAACAGACGGTCTATCTCACTCTTCGGAGCAATGAGTCCGGAAACGTCCACCCATTCTCCCACTCCGATTTCCGTGTCGGGCTTCAAACGTTGACGAATTTCCTCATTGCTTTGGAAATTGATACCCTCCAATCGTTTAATAATCGAATTACCCAAGAACTTATGAATGGCTATCTCATAAAAACGAATACCGTTATTCAAAGAAGTGTTTTTGATCTTGGCACTCTGATAAGAGTAAATCTCTGAAGTTTCACCGGATACCCGTCGCAATTCTTTCAAAATGGAACGTCCCTTGAACATCTTTTGGATGGTATAAGGGCTCAAAAGGTTATAATTGATATAATCCAGACGGTTCGGGTCTTGTCGTTTATCGCGTCTCGGCCATTTCTGTGCATCGCGGATAGTACCGACACTTCTCAAATTGACACCCGGAACCAGATAGGTCGTATTTCTCTGCTCTATCAGATAAGAGAAGGGAAGATTGGAGGTATCGGCATGATTGACATGGCGTCCCATCACCAAAGAAAAAGCTCCGACACGAGCCGGCCACAAGATATAGGAATCAGAAGTCGTTTTGGCTCCTCTCTCCATTGTTCCTTGATGAATCGGACCGAGTTTATACATATGATTGCTCTGATTGGACCCCGAGCCTGCATTCATAAATGAGAACATTCCGGCAATCAGCAAGGTAGATTTGTGATGTGTCACCGTGAAAGGACCTGCAAAGATGGCACAGGCCTCACCGTTCTCTCCTTGGCAATTACTAAAGAACAAAGAATCGGAAGCAGAATAGTTATGTCCCAATTTACAGGACTGCCCTACAAAGCAACGGCTCAACATAGTGCCGTCATCCACTTTAGAGCCGGAGGAAATAATGAAATCATCACAAATCACTCCGTGTCCGATATGTACGGGAGCTGTCACATTGCTGTTTATGCTACCATTGGACAAACGGCACGTTCCGCAAATATGACAATAGTCGCCAATCCGGACATTTTTAATAGACCCTGTATTGAGAATCATAACATGCTCTCCGATACTCCCGATAGCGGAAGCATGCTTGTTGGAATAATAATCCGCAATCGACTTCATACGGTTTATCAACTCAGGACGATGGCGGTACAATGCCAGTATATAAGCCTGATGCGCAGACAATTTATCATTAATCAGCACCTCACGTCCCCCTGTTTCATTAAGAACCGCTACTTCTACCCCGTTGCCGAAAGTCGTCAACTTGTCTACCAGAATGATATCTACATTTTCGATGAAGGTATCACTGCCAATTTCGTAATTAGCTATATAATTCTGGATATTTTCAATGCAGCAGTTATCCCCCACTGTTACATTGTGCAGTGTCACATGGCGCAATCCCGAATGTTTTTTGATACCTCCCGGCAATGTAAACTCAGACTCGAATACGCCCAACTTCACTTCTCCCGAAAAGCGGGTATGGTGAACGAACTCACAATTAAAGCCTTCGGCAACCAAAACATTTCCCCAATCATCAGCCAAACACGATTGGCTCTTCAACTGAAGTACCTCATCTTCAGTCAATCTACGATAGTCTTTCATATAAATAAAGTGTTATTTATTCTTCCTCTTCGTAGGTCTGATAAAGAAAATCGTTATAAGGGTATTTCTGAACGTGCAATTCTTTCACTCGTTGATAAACTACATTTTTCAGTTCGTCCATATTGATTCGCTCGCGGGCGGAAATAAAGAGGCAATTATCCTCCATCTTTGCCATCCACGTCTTCATCAGCTCTTCGAGTGTCAAGTTTTCTTTTGTTCGGGGGGTAAGGTCGTCCGATGCTTTCTCTATGTAAGTGTAAGCATCTATTTTATTAAATACAAGTATCATGGGTTTGCCACCGCCGCCAATCTCGGCCAGTGTCTTATTTACCACTTCAATCTGTTCTTCAAATCCGGGATGGGAAATATCCACTACGTGCACCAGCAGGTCGGCTTCGCGCACCTCATCCAATGTTGATTTGAAAGAGTCCACCAAATCGGTAGGTAACTTACGGATAAATCCGACCGTATCTGACAAAAGGAACGGTAGATTCTCGATAATTACCTTACGGACAGTGGTATCCAGCGTTGCAAACAGCTTATTCTCCGCAAATACCTCGCTCTTGGACAGGAGGTTCATAATGGTCGATTTACCAACATTGGTATACCCCACTAAAGCAACACGAATCATGCGTCCGCGATTTTTACGCTGGGTAGCCTTCTGCTTATCAATGTCTGCCAGACGTTCTTTCAGCAACGACATACGGTTCAGGATGATACGACGGTCCATTTCAAGCTGTGTTTCACCCGGACCACGAAGTCCCACCGAGCCTTTACCTCCACCTGCACCGGAGCCACCTCCCTGGCGTTCCAAGTGAGTCCAAAGGCGTTGCAAGCGTGGCAACATATATTTATATTGCGCCAATTCCACCTGTGTTTTAGCATTGGCAGTCTGGGCACGCATGGCAAATATATCAAGAATCAGCGAAGTACGGTCAAGTATCTTCACCTTCAATTCGGCTTCGATATTACGGATTTGTTTCGCGGAAAGCTCATCATCAAAGATAACCATTCCCACTTCACGTTCTTCCTCCTCTTCGTTACGGATATATGTTCTTATCTCTTCCAGTTTTCCTTTTCCTACATAAGTCACCGAGTTAGCCGTCGGCAACTTCTGTGTAAATCGTTTCACTACTTCCGCCCCAGCCGTCTCGGCAAGGAATGCCAATTCATCCAGATACTCGTTCGTTTTACGCTCATCCTGCGTCTGAGTGATGAGTCCGACCAGTACTGCTGTCTCTACTTTGGCTTCGGATATTACAAATTCTTTCATTCTTTATTTTTAATAATAATATGGGTGCAAATATAGCAAAAAAAGATAATCTTTTTAGAGATATTAATGCATATTCATCACCGATGTAGCACAGAACTACATCTAAATTGTTCTAACATCAATAAAAAAAACAGAAGTATGGAAAAGATTAGTTACAACCTTGTGTTTAACAGAAAAAAGAATTTGAATAAGAGAGGAATGGCATTAATACAAGTGGAAGCTTACCTTAATAAGAAAAAGATGTATCTCTCCACTAAAATCTATATTAAACCAAACCAATGGGACGACAAACGGAAAATGGTAAAGAACCATCCTAATGCAGACATCCTAAACTGTATGTTATACGAATATATATCTACAATAGAGCAAACAGAACTCGGATTGTGGCAACAGGGAAAAGAGATTTCATTGAGTTTATTAAAGGACTTACTTGAGAAACCTGTAAGCAACGAAAAGTCTTTTTTAGATTTCTATAAAGAAGAACTAGCAACCTCTTCTTTGAAAGAAAGTACCAAGCACAACCATCTTTCCACCCTCGAATTACTTCAAGCGTTCAAAAAAGAGATCTTCTTTACAGACCTCACATTTGAATTTGTTTCCTCATTCGATTCTTATTTGCAATCTCGGGGATATCATCTTAATACGGTTGCCAAGCACATGAAACATCTAAAACGTTATGTCAATATTGCTATTAATAAAGAATATATGGATATA
This window encodes:
- a CDS encoding fumarate hydratase, translated to MATPPFKYQPMFEKGKDTTEYYLLTKDYVSVGEFEGHPILKIEKEGLTAMANAAFRDVSFMLRRSHNEQVAKILSDPEASENDKYVALTFLRNAEVASKGVLPFCQDTGTAIIHGEKGQQVWTGYSDEEALSLGVYKTYTEENLRYSQNAPLNMYDEVNTKCNLPAQIDIEATEGMEYEFLCVTKGGGSANKTYLYQETKAILNPGTLVPFLVEKMKTLGTAACPPYHIAFVIGGTSAEKNLLTVKLASTHFYDNLPTTGNEYGRAFRDIELEKEVLAEAHKIGLGAQFGGKYLAHDVRIIRLPRHGASCPVGLGVSCSADRNIKCKINKDGIWIEKLDSNPGELIPVELRKAGEGDVVKIDLNRPMPEILKELTKYPVATRLSLNGTIIVGRDIAHAKLKERLDRGEDLPQYIKDHPIYYAGPAKTPEGMACGSMGPTTAGRMDPYVDLFQSHGGSMIMLAKGNRSQQVTDACKKYGGFYLGSIGGPAAILAQNNIKSIECVEYPELGMEAIWKIEVEDFPAFILVDDKGNDFFKQLKPWNCTK
- a CDS encoding TolC family protein, which encodes MKPKDICMKRIVYIITACAFSVSAVKAQQVLTLKECLEEGLQNNYSLRIVHNEEQISKNNATPGNAGYLPTLDFSAGYVGNLDNIESKARETGEITKNKGVYDQTVNVGLNLNWTIFDGFNISTTYKQLKELERQGETNTRIAIEDFIADLTAEYYNFIQQKIRLKNFHYAMSLSKERLRIAEASHLVGKFSGLDYQQAKVDFNADSAQYIKQQELLHSSRIQLNELMANNDVNQIVIIKDSTIEVHSDLKFEDLWSSTLATNASLLKADQNTTLAQLDYKKVNSRNYPYLKLNTGYGYTFNKYDINATSRRGNLGFNAGVTVGFNIFDGNRRREKRNATLTFKNRQLERQNLELALRSDLSNLWQAYRNNLQLLNLERQNLITAKDNHDIAMDRYIQGDLSGFEVREAQKSLLDAEERILSAEYNTKICEISLLQISGKITKYLEE
- a CDS encoding efflux RND transporter permease subunit; this encodes MNISELSIRRPVLATVLTIIILLFGFIGYNYLGVREYPSVDNPIISVSCSYPGANADVIENQITEPLEQNINGIPGIRSLSSVSQQGQSRITVEFELSVDLETAANDVRDKVSRAQRYLPRDCDPPTVSKADADAQPILMVALQSDKRSLLELSEIADLTVKEQLQTISDVSSVSIWGEKRYSMRLWLDPVKMAGYGISPIDVKNAVDNENVELPSGSIEGNTTELTIRTLGLMHTADEFNDLIIKESDNRIVRFSDIGRAELGPADIKSYMKMNGVPMVGVVVIPQPGANHIEIADAVYQRMEQMKKDLPEDVHYNYGFDNTKFIRASINEVKSTVYEAFVLVIIIIFLFLRDWRVTLVPCIVIPVSLIGAFFVMYLAGFSINVLSMLAIVLSVGLVVDDAIVMTENIYIRIEKGMSPKEAGIEGAKEIFFAVISTTITLVAVFFPIVFMDGMTGRLFREFSIVISGSVIISSFAALTFTPMLATKLLIKREKQSWFYAKTEPFFEGMNRLYSRSLAAFLRKRWIALPFTVITICLIGFLWNIVPAEMAPLEDRSQISINTRGAEGVTYEYIRDYTEDINQLVDSILPDAEAVTARVSSGSGNVRITLKDMQDRNYTQMEVAEKISKAVQKKTMARSFVQQQSSFGGRRGSMPVQYVLQATNLEKLEEVLPKFMAKVYENPVFQMADVDLKFSKPEARIQINRDKASIMGVSTKNIAQTLQYGLSGQRMGYFYMNGKQYEILGEINRQQRNKPADLKAIYIRSNNGDMIQLDNLIELEDGIAPPKLYRYNRFVSATISAGLADGKTIGQGLDEMDKIAKETLDDTFRTALSGDSKEYRESSSSLMFAFILAILLIYLILAAQFESFKDPLVIMLTVPLAIAGALVFMYFSGITMNIFSQIGIIMLIGLVAKNGILIVEFANQKQETGEDKMTAIKDAALQRLRPILMTSASTVLGLIPLAFATGEGCNQRIAMGTAVVGGMVVSTLLTMYIVPAIYSYISTNRIKKLEE
- a CDS encoding DUF4954 family protein — its product is MKDYRRLTEDEVLQLKSQSCLADDWGNVLVAEGFNCEFVHHTRFSGEVKLGVFESEFTLPGGIKKHSGLRHVTLHNVTVGDNCCIENIQNYIANYEIGSDTFIENVDIILVDKLTTFGNGVEVAVLNETGGREVLINDKLSAHQAYILALYRHRPELINRMKSIADYYSNKHASAIGSIGEHVMILNTGSIKNVRIGDYCHICGTCRLSNGSINSNVTAPVHIGHGVICDDFIISSGSKVDDGTMLSRCFVGQSCKLGHNYSASDSLFFSNCQGENGEACAIFAGPFTVTHHKSTLLIAGMFSFMNAGSGSNQSNHMYKLGPIHQGTMERGAKTTSDSYILWPARVGAFSLVMGRHVNHADTSNLPFSYLIEQRNTTYLVPGVNLRSVGTIRDAQKWPRRDKRQDPNRLDYINYNLLSPYTIQKMFKGRSILKELRRVSGETSEIYSYQSAKIKNTSLNNGIRFYEIAIHKFLGNSIIKRLEGINFQSNEEIRQRLKPDTEIGVGEWVDVSGLIAPKSEIDRLLDGIENGTVNRLKSINACFAEMHENYYTYEWTWAYHKIQEFYGINPETITAQDVIRIVKSWQESVVGLDKMVYEDAKKEFSLSSMTGFGADGSHDEMRQDFEQVRGDFESNTFVTAVLKHIEEKTALGNELIKRIETIVE
- a CDS encoding acyltransferase, producing MKTSTIELPNQKNRHIVWLDVVRFIAMFTVVCCHCADPFNFYPGTAPNIGEIKLWGAIYGSVLRPCVPLFVMITGALLLPVRGDTSAFYKKRITRVLYPFLIWSVIYNLFPWITGLLGFSPQIILDFFPYAGEEVMRQSFSVAVKYILNIPFNFSILAVHMWYIYLLIGLYLYLPIFSAWVEKASERAKQMFLLAWGVTLLLPYYYQFVDGYLWGTCSWNSFGMLYAFAGFNGYLLLGHYLKNLDWSMKKTLATGIPMFVIGYVVTFFGFRHMTALPDYTDEMLELFFTYCSLNVVMMTIPVFMLAKKVNIRSERIRKALANLTVCGFGVYMIHYFFTGPAVMLTRAIGIPIPLQIPVAAVMAFAVSWLIVNLVHRIGKPAKYIMG
- the hflX gene encoding GTPase HflX, with protein sequence MKEFVISEAKVETAVLVGLITQTQDERKTNEYLDELAFLAETAGAEVVKRFTQKLPTANSVTYVGKGKLEEIRTYIRNEEEEEREVGMVIFDDELSAKQIRNIEAELKVKILDRTSLILDIFAMRAQTANAKTQVELAQYKYMLPRLQRLWTHLERQGGGSGAGGGKGSVGLRGPGETQLEMDRRIILNRMSLLKERLADIDKQKATQRKNRGRMIRVALVGYTNVGKSTIMNLLSKSEVFAENKLFATLDTTVRKVIIENLPFLLSDTVGFIRKLPTDLVDSFKSTLDEVREADLLVHVVDISHPGFEEQIEVVNKTLAEIGGGGKPMILVFNKIDAYTYIEKASDDLTPRTKENLTLEELMKTWMAKMEDNCLFISARERINMDELKNVVYQRVKELHVQKYPYNDFLYQTYEEEE